The nucleotide sequence AAGAAGAAGCTAAATTAGCAGAACTTGAAGCAATTGAACGTGAAAGTATAACACAAGAAGAAACTTCTAATCAAATGTCAGAAAGTCTTATTACTTACAAGTAAGAAAgagtttaatgatttaaaataatgacttaaaattattaatatttttattaatacttatatGCACACTTGccaatattaaagaatatgtaataattattattaattctatatcaCTAATTATTTACAGAGATTTAGGCTATGCACCAGTAAATGCAAATTATCCAAAATctacaaattataatcaagAAATAAGCAATATGAAAATTGATGATAATGAAGAAGAACCATGTGGATCTTTGGGACCATCCAGACCAGATTATATTCCAGGCAGAATAATAGTGcaagaaaaactttttaatgaaaatatggaATTCCAGACTTCTTCAGGATCTAAATCATGTCCaacataatatatcaaataatgcaagatttgattttttaatttcaaattacattaaaattgtacattttttgttaataaatggAAACAATATTTGTACTAGTATATACATAACTGaaagaattgattaaattatataaatatgtatctatgtaataaagaaatttttgtaatattaattttatctttaattctaccttttattattacatttatacatatattacttttcatattcatcaataaatttatttaaaattatgtgatTTATGTGATTATGAATTATGTGATTTTGAATTACTGAATTATGAATtactgattttatatttaagaaattaaaaaaaatcaaataagcaaataatgaaataaattttctatataatatctatattaagtttatatgaaatttaaacaagataattatttattgattatttattgattatttgattatttttatatatttttataataataataataataataataataataaaaataaattatattaaaaatataattttgtttttttaataattgggttttataaaaattattataataattaatcattattagcatataattattatgtattatataataatactttattttatttttttaataattaaattatttaagttaaaaatttgaattatataattttagtacaacgtaaaaattgttaatatagccataatattaaaaaaaagaatattttttctttaaaaaacaattattttttcgaataattataatatattaaatatattatctaaaagattatttttgaatagataaatatttttaaaattttaatcacttaaaatttgaaatgattaaaatacataaaattatatttcattattgtttttaaaatttattagaataagaatttttccttctaAGAATTGTGTTTGTTatagcaaaataatattttttttttgaatttcatagTTTAAGTGaatctatcaatattttatgaaattttaaaaaaaagaagaattttttaatcaaaatataacataaaaaatggggaaagatatatatatatatattataatttccttcaagtttttctttttattttttttacacgattttttttatatattttattcaaaataaaataaacattctattttatttcactatcacgattattttaatatttttaatatgataaaattaaaaactaaattatattaatcatacgAAATGTTTCAGATCAGATGTGCCGAAATCATACAATAAAGTATGtatgaaagttttaatttaaaatttaaataaaatttaaatttaaataataaaccttAATAACGATCTATAGCTTCCCATACTGATTGATATAAAacagttatatttaaaattcttaaagaaCGGTACGTGTTTTATTTCACTGTCAAATATTTTCGCAGTTTACTTCCGcaagtaaaaatttcatactgTTCTTTGTTCAAACATGttcaaaaattacgaaatttttaggaaaaattttatacttttttactctttattaattatacatatttacaaattgCATAATACGATGTATCGTTTAATTTGGTAATTAACCGGAAgatcaattgtttttaataaatatatgtatgaaatatatgtatattaagcACGTAAAATCGTTGGACAcagtttaattacattttgaattgtgaattttaaaatatcgatatgaaTTCAGAAACGATAACCTGGATTCTCATCGTTTATTCAGTTTGTGCTTTGGAAAGCTGTTACAGTTTAGATTACAATGGTGCTAAAATAGTGACTTACGGTGAACCTTGCGTTACGTCTCGTCGATTACCTTTTCAGATagaagtaataaattaataataaatatctatttattaattttacaaaataaaactttgttaTAACttgtaacaaaataaatttcaggGGCCTAAATCACctcaaaaagaggaaaaaataccAGTGTCactgaattttaaaatgattcctGATACGTATATTCAGCCACATCGTATTGAATATCCAATTTCATTGGACATTCCATGTAGTACTTCATCACCATCAGAAAAAAAGTACGTTGAAGATACCTTACGTGGTAAAGTTTATGCGTACAATACTTATATTCCTCCTGTTAATTCTCCACCATCTCCATCTGTGAAAAATTACaactttaaaattgaaaacgttCCAATTACGACCAAAAATAATTAGTGAGTATTTCtaattgattgatatttgattttttataaatatagttgtaaattttttttttttttattattatgtcaaCAGTAATTCTGAATGCGAAATGAAACAAGTTCAACGATTGAAAGGACTTCAATCTCGAATTGATCGAATTCTTGTTCCTGCTTGTGAAGTTTCATCATTgccattatcatcatcatcatcattatcatcatcattatcatcatcatgtcaatgtcaaaaatttaacaattaacagaattatttatattaataataaaatacaatatattgaaatataaaagtgatcaaaagtttaaaacttttttatctatttaataaaatgaacgtATGAAAGTatgtagaataaatataattgtatatacatatattttttcttatattattatcatataatatttaatgcgtAAGTAATCGCTGAAGATTCAAATACgtgctttttaattattttctgaatGTGTATATGCACGTAGAATCATAccataatcataattatcttaattattaatctcaaCTTTTGAAATTGCGCACGTTGTGCGtgcaattttcttaaataaaatatcaattctccGACTATAATATGAAGCTGTCTTCATCGATCAAAATGGATAAGTGCATTTTGCAgttgaaaaaatgaagaataaagtGTCGAGTGTCTCTTTATTTTACGTGGTATTAAATACCATAATATTCATCGTTATTATCGGAAAAACTGATGCAATAACAGGAACAGTAGAAAACTCTTTGTCTACCTTGCATCATGGTTTACAatctattgttttaaaatctttacaaATCCCATCAAGatcatacaaaaaagaaaacattttaacAGAGGATTCAAGTTTTTATAACAAGGATAATACAAAGATTGAAAGTGaaacaagagaaaaagaaCTGGTGTgtgatttttatgttttattattattattattacgtatctttttaaaattagaataatttattaatgaattgaaCATTTTCAGAACGTTAAAGATAACTCGAACAACTTGCCAGAATCTTatctagaaaatattttatcgaaatatactGATGAATTTTCTGAAACGCAAATTGATTGTTCCCAATCAAATTCATCTCTTCTGGAAAcgttagaaaattattcctgCAAGACAGAGGCATTAAATTATGGCCACCAGTatataatggaaattataattcatgaaTCTTTTTGTGAGCTGAACAAACTTTTTCATTACATCTTAATCGCggtgaaaaatttacaatctgAATCCTCATTGATGTGGCTATTTAACATAATTCAAGATATAATCTCATTCGGTgatcttataattaacaatagtCTACCTGAAGTAATAGAGGTCGAATTGTCcaatttagaagaatttttatataatcctaaaaatatagaaagcttaattaatagtataaaaaaatctatccctatttttattcctattGCAAGAAgtgtaattaatttagtaaATTCTGTTAAAGAGATTTTCTTTCGCGtgcaaaatctttttcaacattttgattttaatttattagagaaaattgaagatttaaaggaaataggaaagaaattattcgtcTGGGGAAAACAATCAATAACTTCACTTTATAATTTCGCATTATATCCtctagaagaaataaaaaattgtttttttaatgcaattatatgggtggaatcaatatttaataatttgttgaatTACATTAGACAAaagttatataagtatatagtaACTTTTGAAGAAGGTATTAACATTTTACAAACTTTCTATAATGGTTATTATGCATCTGGATTCTCGGAAAcattgaacaaaatattttcaataatcgaaTCGTTTGAATCGTTTCTAATGAACGAAGGAAACGTAAATGTTTCGGCAACATCGATTGCCTCTACGCTAATATCGTAGCAAACCAgtctttcttaattatttccgAAATATACAAATGTAAGGAGttctattctaaattttctggtaagaacaattaattttcattattttctgaatatgataattatcatttatttaccaatttttatacgtaatacttttatatttaattaaagattctcatattctattaaattcaataattaaatttttcctataaattaattaaattaatatgaacttaagaatattaatttataataataataataatgaaatatatttttacaggataaatattactttcatCCATTGGGATAATTTGTAAaactgatattaattatatcttgcaattcatttacttattttcaatatttgttcttttataagaatatatgtaaacaaatgatgatatatattgtcactattcatactttttttctttcacaaatTTGTATaacttttcaatcaatttttctgaataaaaaatccaatagttttttctaatttttttgttttcttgttctttttctttttttattattttcgaatatccaGTTCCTtaagaattcaaatattttattaatgagatcaaaaaatttttttcaaaattctttgttcttatttttaatcgttattttttttctcgacatTTTccaggattaattttttttatttaaattttttaaatttatttaaaaatatgtgtgaattagaaaagttttttataaagataaaatatcatgtttaatcgtaaaaatttaataattcatgaaaTACGAAATCATTtgctaaaatttttacaatttaacaatttattaaatttattgtatgtaatcacaatttataaattaaaattattattcatcaaatatgtatgtaaactaaaataaaaataaattgtatgattcaagaataaaaaactaattctTCAAAaccttatttatattttttaagaaattttgaactATCAACTAAAATTTTCCGACATAAAagcatttatatttcataatattttcttaatattatgaatttaatacaacttgaaaatttgaagaattgaaaacacaaaataatttaaaagcaaTTTGTCGCACatctattaacaatttaatttacatcgtgcaacatttatttatcttaaaatgaaaaggaaagataattaaaatatcatcaatggttaaatttatgataaaagtaatatataaatctaaatttctaaatgtattttcaaaaattccaagaaagaaaaatactttgaTTGCACAATTTCCGCAAAACAAGATAGAACTTTGtgcagaaaatataaatcatgacGCAGTACACGGGACAATTAGTTCCAGTAAAACTTAAGTATTTATCCAAGGAATGATTCATTTTGTTTCAGTGGAAGGAAGAGGTAGCATATAAATACATACGTTGAACGGTTTATCCAACGGCTAAGAAATTGAGAATAACTGACAAGTATATAAAGCTTAAGTGGTTATTAGTTGTGATCTTTGATCTTGATTCATTTTATCGTGGCAATACACTTCGCTACACAGCTTCCATAGCAGTTTTCTACCGTCTCTCTGACAGAAGCTATCacatctttttcctttttcaacgGCTCCACGCCTAAACGATCGCATCATGTCTCGACCACTCTtactaatttttctcttcgtttgCGTAGTCTTTATTTCTCAGGTAagtatctaataaatatatttttacggttggatatttttgtcaatgattttttataatgtttatcaTACTGTTGTGTTATGGTTGATGTTAAAGGCTAATCCTTTACCCCAAGATGCGGAACATTCCAATTTCGACGATTTAACGAACAAGgcaaaacaaattttcgatGATGCGAAAGGAGCGCTCGAGAAATCCGAGTTGAATGATGCCCTGGAAAAAGCGAAATCATTTATTGGACAGGCTGGTGAAAATATCCGTAAAGAAATAGAGAAGATTGCGGAGAAGTTGCGTGATTAAATTTGGccaacgtaataataattttctttatccatTTGCATCTGTAATctcttttaaactttaaaaattacgtttttaatcgagatagtaattttcttagaaatttgtagattaatcttatatacatatatatatgtattttttcgttatttctcaaataacaCGTAAaggttatatttgttattttgaattttgtaattaagtaCTTATACTTTTCtggaaaacaatatttaattttgatacaaaatttgaaacaaagaaattatgtacaatataaGAAAGTCAAGAATCcgttaatgattattataatacatatatatatatatatatcattttaatttttaaaaatttttagaataaatctagtagtaaagataatataaagatgtataaagatatataatatgataatatactttttattctttttttccttttttatcctttttatttacaatatattttaatttcctcagcttgtttaatctttataaattattaataaatatatatatacgattaaaaaGTTCTTGAAAGTGATGTATAGAGattcatatcatttaataaactttctcctgataaaaatatacataaattatatacttaaaagCATGCATAGATATTCTTAaactgttattaattaatatgtatagtATGAGTATTCtaatatggaataaataattgagaaaaatcgGATGAAGATGTATTGGAAATAACATgtatatcgtataaaatattacaatgtaTTATAACGTATAACAGAATTAAAATGGTCATGGGTCAAGGCTTCTATTGACCGACAGCACACGCATAGATAACCAGTTGTTTCATACGAACTTCG is from Apis mellifera strain DH4 linkage group LG2, Amel_HAv3.1, whole genome shotgun sequence and encodes:
- the LOC113218520 gene encoding uncharacterized protein LOC113218520; amino-acid sequence: MKNKVSSVSLFYVVLNTIIFIVIIGKTDAITGTVENSLSTLHHGLQSIVLKSLQIPSRSYKKENILTEDSSFYNKDNTKIESETREKELNVKDNSNNLPESYLENILSKYTDEFSETQIDCSQSNSSLLETLENYSCKTEALNYGHQYIMEIIIHESFCELNKLFHYILIAVKNLQSESSLMWLFNIIQDIISFGDLIINNSLPEVIEVELSNLEEFLYNPKNIESLINSIKKSIPIFIPIARSVINLVNSVKEIFFRVQNLFQHFDFNLLEKIEDLKEIGKKLFVWGKQSITSLYNFALYPLEEIKNCFFNAIIWVESIFNNLLNYIRQKLYKYIVTFEEGINILQTFYNGYYASGFSETLNKIFSIIESFESFLMNEGNVNVSATSIASTLIS
- the LOC724555 gene encoding uncharacterized protein LOC724555 — its product is MNSETITWILIVYSVCALESCYSLDYNGAKIVTYGEPCVTSRRLPFQIEGPKSPQKEEKIPVSLNFKMIPDTYIQPHRIEYPISLDIPCSTSSPSEKKYVEDTLRGKVYAYNTYIPPVNSPPSPSVKNYNFKIENVPITTKNNYNSECEMKQVQRLKGLQSRIDRILVPACEVSSLPLSSSSSLSSSLSSSCQCQKFNN